A stretch of Calditrichota bacterium DNA encodes these proteins:
- a CDS encoding T9SS type A sorting domain-containing protein, with translation MRRALLTLLVLFSTITSHLSAQGKWVQVRQADFEESFNKITFVNEQKGWILADIADLFLTEDGGETWQNYQFSDEVLSKLTGSLENMFFVDEKIGWLIGYEGTILHTTDGGNSWQYKDTGLTNDFLSCSFVSDKVGWIVGYLNTIIIKTTDGGESWQVQYQENTFNNRFWDIEFVDSLNGWVAGDKGAIWHSSDGGNSWQEQYRDGSSVFTRVKFIDKNHGFVLGANATFGITHDGGNTWEIQKDIVQFGDKTPNLESLYFFNPDTGWVVGGSSFGYQTLIKTCDGGSTWMMQNKRNFPLLTDIQFIDNRIGWTVGWAGQIMKTEDGGESWQWRMNFPATQINDIFFVNSDTGWASCNYLIKTTDGGNTWETANLDRSGNIFFRNSQQGWLAAGSHVYKSNDGGITWQCALENSTRHYYTIYFANDRRGWLVGSHSDTNEIVHSYVSRTDDGGQTWQEKFFVTGKQMDNSCFVDSLYGWLTGYDGIIYHTEDGGDSWVYQTTIPVPHFEDMFFINRTHGWYVGSGNVAWRTTDGGWQWENISLDTGDGFLTKVHFFDENEGLICADNGLVFHTLDGGEHWDSSYSTDHYCWWATMFFTDKDHGWVGGEHGAIYKWMPEVSVKADKEKVMPSDYVLFQNYPNPFNPETEITYQIPQRSNIELIIFNLQGQKIRTLFSGQQSAGTHRVKWNGVDENGNAVASGVYLCQLRTDKFVATKKMVLLR, from the coding sequence ATGAGAAGAGCTCTTCTTACTTTGCTTGTTTTATTTTCAACTATTACCTCTCATCTATCAGCACAGGGAAAATGGGTGCAAGTTCGTCAGGCAGATTTTGAAGAAAGTTTTAATAAAATTACCTTTGTTAATGAGCAGAAAGGTTGGATATTGGCAGACATAGCAGATTTATTTTTAACTGAGGACGGTGGAGAAACCTGGCAAAATTACCAGTTTAGCGATGAAGTCTTGTCAAAATTAACCGGGTCTCTTGAAAATATGTTTTTTGTCGATGAAAAAATAGGATGGCTCATTGGCTATGAAGGAACGATATTGCATACAACAGATGGGGGTAATAGCTGGCAATACAAAGATACAGGGTTAACAAATGATTTTTTGAGCTGTAGCTTTGTCAGTGACAAAGTCGGCTGGATCGTTGGCTATTTGAACACAATAATCATCAAAACAACGGATGGCGGAGAGAGCTGGCAGGTGCAATATCAAGAGAATACGTTTAATAACAGATTCTGGGATATTGAATTTGTCGATTCTTTAAATGGCTGGGTCGCCGGAGACAAGGGAGCAATCTGGCATAGCAGCGATGGCGGCAATTCATGGCAGGAGCAATATCGCGATGGCAGCTCTGTTTTTACAAGAGTAAAATTTATCGATAAGAATCATGGTTTTGTCCTTGGCGCAAACGCGACTTTTGGAATCACTCATGATGGCGGAAATACCTGGGAAATCCAAAAAGATATCGTCCAATTTGGCGATAAAACACCGAATTTAGAGAGTCTATATTTTTTCAATCCCGATACTGGCTGGGTGGTCGGGGGAAGCTCGTTTGGCTATCAAACACTCATAAAAACTTGTGACGGCGGCTCTACATGGATGATGCAAAATAAGAGAAATTTCCCTCTTTTAACGGATATTCAGTTTATAGATAATAGAATTGGCTGGACAGTAGGCTGGGCAGGTCAAATAATGAAGACCGAAGACGGCGGAGAAAGCTGGCAATGGCGCATGAACTTTCCGGCAACGCAAATAAATGATATCTTTTTCGTCAATAGCGACACCGGCTGGGCATCATGCAATTATTTGATAAAAACAACCGACGGAGGAAACACCTGGGAAACGGCGAATTTGGATCGATCCGGCAATATCTTTTTTCGTAATTCGCAACAGGGCTGGCTCGCGGCAGGCAGTCATGTTTACAAATCGAATGACGGCGGAATAACATGGCAATGTGCGTTAGAAAACAGCACGCGCCATTATTACACGATTTATTTCGCCAATGACAGACGCGGATGGCTGGTAGGTTCTCATTCGGACACCAATGAAATTGTGCACAGTTATGTAAGTCGCACGGATGATGGCGGCCAAACATGGCAGGAAAAATTTTTTGTAACAGGAAAACAGATGGATAACTCGTGTTTCGTGGACAGTTTATACGGCTGGCTGACTGGCTATGATGGCATAATTTATCACACCGAGGACGGCGGAGATAGCTGGGTTTATCAAACAACGATTCCCGTGCCCCACTTCGAGGATATGTTTTTTATTAACCGAACCCATGGTTGGTATGTGGGGAGTGGCAATGTTGCCTGGCGCACGACAGATGGCGGATGGCAGTGGGAAAATATTTCTCTTGATACAGGAGATGGATTTTTAACTAAAGTCCATTTTTTTGATGAGAATGAGGGATTGATATGTGCGGACAATGGCCTGGTTTTTCATACACTTGACGGCGGAGAACATTGGGACTCTTCTTATTCCACGGATCATTATTGCTGGTGGGCGACGATGTTTTTTACGGACAAAGATCATGGCTGGGTTGGAGGGGAACATGGCGCTATTTACAAATGGATGCCGGAAGTTTCCGTAAAAGCCGATAAAGAAAAAGTCATGCCTTCCGACTATGTTTTATTCCAAAACTATCCCAATCCGTTCAATCCTGAAACCGAAATTACCTATCAAATTCCTCAAAGATCCAATATCGAGCTAATAATTTTCAATCTGCAGGGACAAAAAATCAGGACTTTGTTCAGCGGGCAGCAATCCGCAGGAACGCATCGCGTGAAATGGAATGGCGTAGATGAAAATGGCAATGCAGTCGCCAGCGGGGTTTATTTGTGTCAACTGCGCACCGACAAGTTTGTCGCAACGAAAAAGATGGTGTTGTTGCGGTAG
- a CDS encoding T9SS type A sorting domain-containing protein: MRKTSACFAAIFLFITIFSTSGISQPPIPAGFYGSIKINTADAPAGTIVIPTINNIAYPASDTVDVAGSYGLLLVNGDDPSTQEIEGGKDGDEIIFNAVVNGQVYLLAPTGTWKSGLNQNLDLVSSGAIPVELASFTTKVFGNKVQIKWRTLSESDNFGFEIQRSKTEKDFQIIDFVRGQNTTAEPHAYSFTDSNLPPGSYSYRLRQIDLDGSSKFSPTRRVQITSPLVFKLLKNFPNPFNPTTQINYELAADVFVRITILNTAGQQVRLLAHGNQKRGIHHLHWDGRNDFSCPVSGGVYFCRMQSESATSTLKMILLR, translated from the coding sequence ATGAGGAAAACAAGCGCCTGCTTTGCCGCGATTTTTTTATTCATCACCATTTTCAGCACATCAGGTATCTCGCAGCCGCCAATTCCGGCAGGTTTTTACGGTTCAATAAAAATAAACACTGCCGACGCACCCGCCGGAACAATTGTCATCCCCACAATTAACAACATCGCTTACCCGGCCAGCGACACCGTCGATGTTGCCGGAAGCTATGGCTTGCTGCTTGTCAACGGAGACGATCCTTCGACTCAAGAAATCGAAGGCGGCAAGGACGGTGACGAGATTATTTTCAATGCCGTTGTTAATGGTCAGGTTTACTTGCTTGCTCCGACCGGAACCTGGAAATCGGGACTAAACCAAAATCTTGATCTGGTGTCGAGCGGCGCCATTCCGGTGGAGTTGGCCTCTTTTACAACAAAAGTGTTCGGCAACAAAGTACAAATCAAATGGCGCACTTTGAGCGAGAGCGATAATTTTGGTTTTGAAATTCAGCGCTCCAAAACCGAAAAAGATTTCCAAATCATCGATTTTGTTCGCGGGCAAAATACTACCGCTGAACCTCATGCGTATTCTTTCACGGATAGCAATCTTCCGCCGGGCAGCTACTCCTATCGCCTCAGACAGATTGACCTTGACGGCAGCAGCAAATTTTCTCCGACAAGAAGAGTACAAATCACGTCTCCGCTCGTTTTCAAATTGCTGAAAAATTTTCCCAACCCATTCAATCCAACGACTCAGATTAACTATGAACTGGCTGCAGACGTTTTTGTCCGCATCACTATTTTGAACACAGCGGGTCAACAGGTCAGATTGCTGGCACACGGAAATCAAAAGCGGGGTATCCACCATTTGCATTGGGACGGGAGAAATGATTTTTCCTGTCCTGTTTCCGGCGGCGTGTACTTTTGCCGGATGCAGTCAGAATCTGCTACCTCAACGCTCAAAATGATTTTGCTGCGATAA